One region of Camelina sativa cultivar DH55 chromosome 6, Cs, whole genome shotgun sequence genomic DNA includes:
- the LOC109133411 gene encoding CLAVATA3/ESR (CLE)-related protein 42-like, producing MRSPHIIILLALFFFLSLILQTHQRTIDDQTHRIGSNVGDVSYVAVTSPEGRKRERFRVRRPMKTWRKGKMFDAREHGVPSGPNPISNR from the coding sequence aTGAGATCTCCTCACATCATCATTTTacttgctctcttcttcttcctttctctaaTCCTCCAGACCCATCAAAGAACCATTGATGATCAAACTCACCGGATTGGCTCCAACGTTGGAGACGTCAGTTATGTGGCAGTGACTTCGCCGGAAGGAAGAAAAAGGGAGAGGTTTAGAGTTCGGCGACCGATGAAGACATGGCGGAAGGGGAAGATGTTCGATGCCCGTGAACATGGAGTCCCAAGTGGTCCAAATCCCATCTCCAATaggtag